A genomic region of Zygotorulaspora mrakii chromosome 7, complete sequence contains the following coding sequences:
- the MTQ2 gene encoding S-adenosylmethionine-dependent methyltransferase (similar to Saccharomyces cerevisiae MTQ2 (YDR140W); ancestral locus Anc_8.312): protein MLPTPYIKCDYDTVYEPSEDSFLLLDTLEEELPYLESRFKNRLSVVCELGPGSGIVTTFLMQNGIPSKNQSIYFAADISPWALDATLDAAKRNKCEKSYLEPIQSDLNRCIKSKEVDLLIFNPPYVPAEEVPAVPTTKEERDEWLDLALLGGTDGMVVTNKVLDQLDIILSPTGVAYILFCARNKPEQIVERMSRDGWSMELIMHRKAGWEVLSVYRFTR, encoded by the coding sequence ATGCTGCCGACACCTTATATAAAATGCGACTATGATACTGTTTACGAACCGTCGGAAGATAGCTTCCTACTGCTGGACACACTGGAAGAAGAACTGCCATATTTGGAGAGTAGATTCAAGAACCGCTTATCAGTTGTTTGTGAATTGGGACCAGGCTCAGGCATCGTAACTACTTTTCTGATGCAGAACGGTATCCCATCGAAGAACCAATCTATATACTTTGCTGCGGACATAAGCCCATGGGCTCTCGATGCAACTTTAGATGCAGCCAAAAGGAACAAATGTGAAAAGAGTTATCTGGAGCCTATTCAGAGTGACTTGAACCGTTGTATAAAATCCAAGGAAGTGGACTTGTTGATATTCAACCCACCGTACGTACCTGCTGAGGAAGTTCCAGCTGTACCAACGACAAAAGAGGAGAGAGATGAATGGCTTGACTTAGCTCTACTGGGTGGTACCGATGGGATGGTTGTTACTAACAAGGTTCTCGACCAGTTGGATATAATACTGTCACCTACTGGAGTTGCTTACATATTATTTTGTGCGAGGAATAAGCCGGAGcaaattgttgaaagaatGAGTAGGGATGGCTGGTCAATGGAGTTAATAATGCACAGAAAAGCTGGATGGGAAGTCTTAAGCGTTTACAGATTCACTCGATAG